In the genome of Podarcis raffonei isolate rPodRaf1 chromosome 17, rPodRaf1.pri, whole genome shotgun sequence, one region contains:
- the GABARAPL1 gene encoding gamma-aminobutyric acid receptor-associated protein-like 1 has product MKFQYKEDHPFEYRKKEGEKIRKKYPDRVPVIVEKAPKARVPDLDKRKYLVPSDLTVGQFYFLIRKRIHLRPEDALFFFVNNTIPPTSATMGQLYEDNHEEDYFLYVAYSDESVYGK; this is encoded by the exons ATGAAGTTCCAGTACAAGGAAGACCACCCTTTCGAGTACAGgaaaaaagaaggggagaaaatccGGAAGAAATATCCAGATCGGGTGCCT GTTATTGTGGAGAAGGCACCCAAAGCCAGAGTACCTGATCTGGACAAGAGGAAGTACCTTGTCCCATCTGATCTCACAG TTGGCCAATTCTACTTCTTGATCCGAAAGCGAATCCACCTGAGGCCAGAGGACGCCCTGTTCTTCTTTGTCAACAACACCATTCCTCCCACCAGCGCTACGATGGGCCAGCTGTACGAA gATAATCACGAGGAGGATTATTTTCTGTATGTGGCTTACAGTGACGAAAGCGTGTACGGCAAATGA